Within the Pseudomonas fulva genome, the region GGCAGGGCAACAACCTGCTGGCGCCTGACGACGGCCGGCCGCTGCGCCACGCCGTAGCCGGTTGCCTGGACTGGTTGCCGCACTGCATGCCGATCTTCGCGCCGCACCATAACGCCTATCGCCGCTACGGCTCGCGGGTGAACGCCGCCAGCCGCGCCAGCTGGGGCTACGAGGACCGCGATGCCTGCGTGCGGATTCCCGACTCCGATGCCCGCAACCTGCGTATCGAGCATCGCCTGGCCGGCGCCGATGCCAACCCGTATCTGGTGCTGGCGGCGATTCTGGGCGCTATGGAGCATGGCCTCGAACAACGTGCCGAGCCTATCGCACCGCTGAACGAGAACCGTCAGAGCGGCATCGACTTTCCCATGGACATGCTTGCGGCGGTGGCGCAGATGCGCCATCACCCGGCCGTCAATGCGGGGCTCGGTGAGGAGTTCGTGATGGTGTATTGCGAGAATAAACGACAGGATCACCTGGCGTTCATGGAGCATATCAATGCCCGCGAGTACCGCTGGTTCCTCTGAGTGTGGCGCCGCTATAGATAGAAAAAACCCGCCAATGGCGGGTTTTTTATGGGGCAGCTTTTAGCGGAACAGCGACCAGCTCACCGCGTAGTCGTTGAACCCCAGGCCCCACAGGGCCACGGTCAAGGCCAGCAGCAGCTCCAGCACCAGCACGCCGATGGCCAGGGTGCCACCGGAGATGGTCAGGCCCTCGTTGACCGGGATGCGCAGGAACGCCGGCATGCCCACGTAGAGCAGACGCGCGCTGTAGGCCAGCGCGACGATGCCGACCGCCAGCAGCAACCAGGCTTTCGGGTAGAGCAGGGCGATACCGGCGATGAACAGCGGCGTGGCCACGTAGCCTGCGAAGATGATGCAGCGGCGGCGGGTCGGGCGGCTGGCGAAGGAGTCGGACATCCAGTGGATGACGTTACCCATGATCGCCACGCCGATCAGCATCAGGATGTAGAACACGATACCCAGCGCTGCCGCCGTGGGCACCGCCACCTTGTAGGCCTCGCCGCCCAGGTGCCAGCCGATCTGGGTGGTACCGATGAAGGCGCTGACCACGGGGATGAGTGCCATCAGCAGCACGTGGCGTGCGTAAAGGTGGGTGATGCTTTCCTTTTCCCGGTCGATGTTGCGCCACTCGCGGCCCGGATTGGCCAGCAGTCCCCAAATGTGATTGATCATGACTCTTCTCCTCTGACTCCAGCATCGTGCCGGCATGAGATACTCGAGAGCTGATCAGCCTGGATTGTGCGGCAGGTGCCATTCAATTCAGCCCTCACAGGTATGAGTGAAGTTCACCGCAATAGGTTTGACCAGAAATTCACCACCCCTGCCAGGCGCGGCCGATCCATTGCCAAGGCGGCGCGCTCGCACGCCACGGCCGGCGGGGCACCGCAGCAGTCGGGCACGGGCTGCAGGGGCTCGTAACCGGTTATGTCGAGCAGGCCTGGCAAGGCGCCTGGCCACCCCGGGCAAAGCCCAGCAGCCGCGCGTCTTGGCGGGCCGGCGGGGGAGAGGAGGGCGCATTCCCCTATGTTTTATGTGTGCTCTTTGGCCCCTGCCTCGGGCAGGGCAAAGGTGCTATGTTGCGCACCCTCTCAGGCAGGGCCAGAACATGAGCGACGACAACGCACGTAATCGATCCCCCGAGCAGCCGGACAGCGGCAAGCGCGGCGGTTGCCTGTGGCTGACCCTGCTGGGGCTCGGCTTCATCGTGTTGGTATTCGGCATCATCATCTATGCCATTACCCGTGAGCAGACCGCCGACGTGCAGGCCAACGAGCAGCGCGCCATCCAGGCCTGCTGGGTCAAGGCCAACGACCCGTCGGCCACGCCCACCTCGCGGGCCTTCGCCACCGACAGCTGCAAGGAGATGGAGAAGCAGTTCCGCATCAAGTACGACCGGGATCCCCAGTGATGAGCCAGGAACAGGCCGCGCCGTCCAAGCGCTTTCTGCTGATCCTGTGCCTGCTGGCGCTGGTCATCGTGGTGGCCATGGCCGCCTGGGCGTGGAGCCGCTTCGGGGTGTCGTACCTGCGCCCCTTCGGTGACCAGGAGCAGCAGGCGGTGTTCTTCCAGGGCGGTGGCCTCAAGCTGCCCGCCGAGCTGGCCGGGCCGGGCAAGATTCGCGTGGTGCATTTCTGGGACCCGCAGTGCCCCTGCCACAAGGAAACCGACGCCCACCTCAATTACCTGATCGGCCTCTACCGGTTCTCCGGG harbors:
- a CDS encoding Yip1 family protein; amino-acid sequence: MINHIWGLLANPGREWRNIDREKESITHLYARHVLLMALIPVVSAFIGTTQIGWHLGGEAYKVAVPTAAALGIVFYILMLIGVAIMGNVIHWMSDSFASRPTRRRCIIFAGYVATPLFIAGIALLYPKAWLLLAVGIVALAYSARLLYVGMPAFLRIPVNEGLTISGGTLAIGVLVLELLLALTVALWGLGFNDYAVSWSLFR